The Nitrospirota bacterium genome has a window encoding:
- a CDS encoding addiction module protein: MKADAKKILDEAMLLEPATRAFIAAALLEGLDFEQDFDVSQSWRAEIQRRCDDIDRGNATLIDSDTVMAELRKKQA; this comes from the coding sequence ATGAAAGCTGACGCGAAGAAGATCCTGGACGAGGCCATGCTGTTGGAGCCCGCAACCCGAGCGTTTATCGCCGCGGCGCTCCTGGAAGGACTCGACTTTGAGCAAGACTTCGACGTCTCCCAATCATGGCGGGCAGAGATTCAGCGCCGCTGCGATGACATCGATCGTGGAAATGCCACACTGATTGATTCCGATACTGTCATGGCCGAGCTACGGAAGAAACAGGCCTGA
- a CDS encoding DUF2281 domain-containing protein, giving the protein MSTAERIFKEAQKLPDTLAQEVLDFIEYIEIKHGLRDRLTEELKQAQEPVMRHVWDNEDDEVWNAVPMSGLKEGSHES; this is encoded by the coding sequence ATGTCGACAGCCGAACGAATCTTCAAGGAAGCGCAAAAGCTCCCGGACACACTCGCGCAGGAAGTGTTGGATTTCATCGAATACATTGAAATCAAACATGGACTGAGAGATCGTCTCACTGAAGAACTAAAGCAGGCGCAGGAACCGGTCATGCGCCACGTATGGGACAACGAGGACGACGAGGTCTGGAATGCCGTGCCGATGTCTGGCCTGAAGGAGGGCAGCCATGAAAGCTGA